The proteins below come from a single Papaver somniferum cultivar HN1 chromosome 11, ASM357369v1, whole genome shotgun sequence genomic window:
- the LOC113323805 gene encoding hydroquinone glucosyltransferase-like, whose protein sequence is MEATSEIVKPHIIMLPSPGMGHLIPFIELAKRLVLNHGFSVTFTIPAETQTGSPSKSQESVLHSLPSSINFIILPPLDLSDLSPDVKPETIVSVMVNRSLPSLSDSFKLITSTHRVVAFVVDLFGAEAFDVATEFNVKPYIFFPSTAMLLSLFFQLPKLDQDYTCEYRDVPEPIRLPGCVPIRGIDLLEPLQDKKNEGYTWVLHHAKRYKSAAGVLVNTFEGLETGTIKALKEKEFGNPPIYPVGPLIRTGGNDNVSDESGSLKWLDDQPLGSVLFVSFGSVGALSSQQLTELALGLEMSEQRFLLVARIPSDNGMVFHSQGTADPFDFLPEGFLERTKNLGLVVPSWAPQVQVLSHKSTGGFLTHCGWNSTLESVVHGIPLIAWPLFAEQKMNAVMLEDLKVALRPKADGRGIIRRDEISRVVKGLMVGEEGKNIKSRMTKLQAAASNVLEENGSSTKSLDEWANMWKI, encoded by the coding sequence ATGGAAGCAACTTCAGAAATTGTCAAGCCCCATATCATTATGCTCCCAAGTCCAGGTATGGGTCATCTTATCCCATTCATTGAGTTAGCTAAACGGCTAGTTCTTAATCATGGCTTCTCAGTCACATTCACTATTCCAGCTGAAACTCAAACTGGGTCTCCTTCTAAATCTCAAGAATCTGTTCTTCATTCCCTTCCTAGTTCTATCAACTTCATAATTTTACCTCCTCTTGATTTGAGTGATTTATCACCTGATGTTAAGCCCGAAACTATCGTTTCGGTAATGGTGAATCGTTCGCTTCCATCTCTTTCTGACTCGTTTAAGCTCATCACTTCAACTCACCGAGTTGTTGCCTTTGTCGTTGACCTTTTTGGTGCTGAAGCTTTTGATGTTGCTACAGAGTTCAATGTCAAACCAtacattttctttccttcaacagctatgcttttgtctttgtttttcCAATTGCCTAAATTGGATCAAGATTACACTTGTGAGTACAGAGATGTGCCTGAACCGATTCGACTTCCGGGGTGTGTGCCCATCCGTGGGATCGATCTTCTTGAACCGTTGCAAGATAAGAAAAACGAGGGTTACACATGGGTTTTACACCATGCCAAAAGGTATAAATCTGCTGCAGGTGTCTTGGTAAACACCTTTGAAGGTTTGGAAACGGGTACCATTAAAGCTCTGAAGGAGAAAGAATTTGGTAACCCGCCAATTTACCCGGTTGGACCACTTATCCGGACAGGTGGGAATGACAATGTGTCTGATGAGTCGGGCTCTTTGAAGTGGTTGGATGATCAACCACTTGGCTCCGTTCTATTCGTCTCTTTTGGAAGTGTCGGTGCCCTTTCCAGCCAGCAACTGACTGAATTAGCTCTAGGCCTAGAAATGAGTGAACAAAGATTTTTGTTGGTTGCAAGGATTCCCAGTGACAATGGAATGGTCTTCCATTCCCAAGGTACTGCTGATCCTTTTGATTTCTTACCAGAGGGGTTTTTAGAAAGAACCAAAAATCTGGGTTTGGTTGTTCCTTCATGGGCTCCACAAGTTCAGGTCCTTAGCCACAAGTCGACGGGCGGCTTCTTAACGCATTGCGGGTGGAATTCGACCCTTGAAAGTGTAGTACACGGCATCCCTCTAATTGCATGGCCGCTTTTTGCAGAGCAAAAAATGAATGCTGTAATGCTTGAAGATTTGAAGGTTGCACTGAGGCCAAAGGCAGACGGACGAGGAATTATCAGGCGTGATGAAATTTCAAGAGTTGTCAAGGGGCTTATGGtaggagaagaaggaaagaaTATTAAGAGTAGGATGACAAAACTTCAAGCTGCTGCATCAAATGTGTTGGAAGAAAATGGGTCTTCAACTAAATCACTTGATGAATGGGCAAATATGTGGAAAATTTAG